In Haloimpatiens massiliensis, the following are encoded in one genomic region:
- the rpmA gene encoding 50S ribosomal protein L27, with the protein MLLVNLQLLAHKKGVGSSKNGRDSESKRLGTKCADGQFVLAGNILVRQRGTKIHPGLNVGRGGDDTLFAKIDGVVKYERLGRDKKKASVYPVEVEVEIAE; encoded by the coding sequence ATGTTATTAGTTAACTTACAATTGCTAGCTCATAAAAAAGGAGTTGGTAGTTCTAAGAACGGTAGAGATAGTGAATCTAAAAGACTTGGAACTAAATGTGCAGACGGACAATTTGTTCTAGCTGGAAATATATTAGTAAGACAAAGAGGAACAAAGATTCACCCAGGTCTTAACGTAGGAAGAGGTGGAGATGATACTCTTTTTGCTAAGATAGATGGTGTTGTTAAATATGAAAGATTGGGAAGAGACAAGAAAAAAGCAAGTGTCTACCCAGTAGAAGTAGAAGTTGAAATAGCTGAATAG
- the rplU gene encoding 50S ribosomal protein L21, protein MYAVVATGGKQYKVSQGDVIFVEKLNAEVDSTVELTDVLVVSKDGNLVVGKPVVEGAKVVAKVLEQGKAKKVMVMKYKRKKHFRKKQGHRQPYTRLQIEAIEA, encoded by the coding sequence ATGTACGCAGTTGTAGCAACAGGAGGAAAGCAATATAAAGTTTCTCAAGGAGACGTTATATTCGTTGAAAAATTAAATGCAGAAGTTGATTCAACAGTTGAATTAACTGACGTTCTTGTAGTAAGCAAGGATGGTAATTTAGTAGTAGGAAAGCCTGTAGTAGAAGGTGCTAAAGTTGTAGCTAAAGTACTTGAACAAGGAAAAGCTAAAAAGGTTATGGTAATGAAATACAAACGTAAAAAGCATTTCAGAAAAAAACAAGGCCACAGACAACCATACACTAGATTACAAATTGAAGCAATAGAAGCATAA
- a CDS encoding TIGR03936 family radical SAM-associated protein produces the protein MRYLVKCTKEDEIKFIAHLDFLRTVQRIIRRAELPAEYSKGFNPHLTLSIAQPLGVGVFSSAEYFDFSLTEELDEKYIKDKLMKSCPLGIKILDVIKVKAVEGKKIPPSMALVEASDYCIHIPYEKDAEASSQLKELLNEKQWNVIKKTKKGEKELNIRPMIKKINYEFNEGYLKLQVLVSSGSKDNLSPQILAEYIQNHTEGACKDRFVRIERKELYTFMGRKLVSLQEYFRKL, from the coding sequence GTGCGTTATTTAGTTAAATGTACTAAAGAAGATGAAATAAAATTCATAGCACATTTAGATTTTTTAAGAACGGTACAAAGAATAATAAGAAGGGCAGAATTGCCAGCAGAATATTCAAAAGGATTTAATCCTCATTTAACTTTATCTATAGCACAACCTTTAGGAGTGGGAGTTTTTTCATCAGCTGAATATTTTGATTTCAGTCTCACTGAAGAATTAGATGAAAAATATATAAAAGATAAATTAATGAAGTCCTGTCCTTTGGGAATTAAAATATTAGATGTAATAAAGGTTAAAGCAGTAGAAGGAAAGAAGATTCCACCTTCAATGGCTTTAGTAGAGGCTTCAGATTACTGCATACATATACCTTATGAAAAAGATGCAGAAGCTTCTAGTCAGTTAAAAGAATTATTGAATGAGAAACAATGGAATGTAATTAAGAAAACAAAAAAAGGTGAAAAAGAATTAAATATAAGACCTATGATTAAAAAAATAAATTATGAATTTAATGAGGGATATTTAAAGCTTCAGGTTTTAGTTTCATCTGGAAGTAAGGACAATTTATCTCCTCAAATTCTTGCAGAGTATATACAAAATCATACTGAAGGAGCTTGTAAAGATAGATTTGTAAGGATAGAGAGGAAGGAATTATATACTTTTATGGGGAGAAAATTGGTGAGTTTGCAGGAGTATTTTAGAAAATTATAA
- a CDS encoding Rne/Rng family ribonuclease, with protein sequence MKKMYIEKQGSCTRVAIKKEEELEEILIHEEESGPHVGEIYKGIVKNIINANNSAFVDIGIEKNCYMQLGDSHAKDLKNGDHIIVEIVKEAFGEKGPKVTADISIQGRYCVLATFNNRVNFSKNIEDREFKKNIIKGIKKHKSLGIIIRSKALEATVKEMNKEIEYLYNTYVQVIKVGTYALKPKLLYSNRSIINRILREYIDESFTEIITNSQEYYNKILEYINTREELNTDVNFYNNEENLFSYYEIEKKLIHLRSKKITLPSGGNIVIDKTEAMYVVDVNTAKNTKHESLRKTFLNTNLEAAKEIVKQIRLRNLAGMIVIDFIDMSLEEDKEAVMDIVQKGFSGDKNKTKIYQFTPLGLLQITRKRVGKDIYSYLEENCQECDGEGKRLKLSYIEFLIRNIIYKIEDQCHGNAVYIEVDEKYKRSISEDILSFIKEIDALDKSVYLKYTNNSELFKVEPILFMSQIKKLESCKVYGDNLG encoded by the coding sequence ATGAAGAAAATGTACATAGAAAAGCAGGGGTCATGTACGAGAGTAGCAATAAAAAAAGAAGAAGAACTGGAGGAAATATTGATACATGAAGAGGAAAGCGGTCCTCATGTAGGTGAAATATATAAGGGCATTGTAAAAAATATTATAAATGCTAACAATAGTGCATTTGTTGATATAGGAATAGAAAAAAACTGTTACATGCAATTAGGAGATTCGCATGCAAAAGACTTAAAGAATGGGGATCACATAATTGTAGAAATTGTGAAGGAAGCCTTTGGAGAGAAAGGCCCTAAAGTTACTGCAGACATAAGTATTCAGGGCAGATATTGTGTTTTGGCTACTTTTAATAATAGAGTTAATTTTTCTAAAAATATAGAGGATAGAGAGTTTAAGAAAAATATAATAAAGGGCATAAAAAAGCATAAAAGTCTAGGAATAATAATAAGAAGTAAAGCATTAGAAGCTACTGTAAAAGAGATGAATAAGGAAATAGAATATTTATATAATACATATGTTCAGGTAATAAAAGTTGGTACATATGCCCTAAAACCTAAATTGTTGTATAGCAATAGAAGTATTATCAATAGAATTTTAAGAGAGTACATAGATGAAAGCTTTACAGAAATAATTACAAATAGTCAGGAGTATTATAATAAAATACTAGAATATATAAACACTAGAGAGGAATTAAATACGGATGTAAATTTTTACAACAATGAAGAAAATTTATTTAGCTATTACGAAATAGAAAAAAAATTAATTCACTTACGAAGTAAAAAGATTACCCTTCCATCAGGCGGAAATATAGTAATAGATAAGACTGAGGCTATGTATGTGGTGGATGTAAATACTGCAAAAAATACAAAACATGAATCTTTAAGAAAAACTTTTTTAAATACAAATTTAGAGGCAGCAAAAGAAATTGTTAAACAGATAAGACTAAGAAATTTAGCAGGTATGATAGTTATTGATTTTATAGATATGTCTTTAGAGGAAGATAAAGAAGCTGTTATGGATATAGTCCAAAAGGGTTTTAGTGGTGATAAGAATAAAACTAAAATTTATCAATTTACGCCTCTTGGTCTTTTACAAATAACAAGAAAAAGAGTGGGTAAGGATATATATAGCTATTTAGAAGAAAATTGTCAGGAATGTGATGGTGAAGGAAAGAGATTGAAATTATCTTATATAGAATTTCTTATTAGAAATATTATATATAAAATTGAAGACCAGTGTCATGGAAATGCTGTATACATTGAAGTTGATGAGAAGTATAAAAGGAGTATTTCAGAAGATATTTTATCCTTTATAAAAGAAATAGATGCTTTGGATAAAAGTGTTTATTTAAAATATACTAACAATAGTGAGCTATTTAAAGTTGAACCTATTTTGTTCATGAGTCAAATAAAAAAATTAGAAAGTTGCAAAGTTTATGGAGACAATTTAGGATAA
- a CDS encoding ribosomal-processing cysteine protease Prp: MISVKAKRKKEKLVCISLEGHSDYSEEGSDIVCSAATAVSCSIGDGILTVLNIQADCSAEDGYININIEDNSPEEIDRCQILMETLLLGLKNIQSNYGGYIKVHEEEV, translated from the coding sequence ATGATTAGTGTAAAAGCTAAAAGAAAAAAAGAGAAACTAGTTTGCATCAGCTTAGAAGGACATTCAGATTACTCTGAAGAGGGCAGTGACATAGTTTGTAGTGCAGCTACTGCGGTTTCATGTTCTATAGGAGATGGAATTCTTACAGTACTTAATATACAGGCAGATTGTTCTGCAGAAGATGGGTATATAAATATAAACATAGAAGATAATTCTCCAGAGGAAATAGATAGATGTCAGATTTTGATGGAAACATTGCTTTTAGGGTTAAAAAATATCCAAAGCAATTACGGTGGTTATATAAAAGTGCACGAAGAGGAGGTGTAA